Proteins encoded together in one Stigmatella aurantiaca window:
- the hemG gene encoding protoporphyrinogen oxidase — protein sequence MAVIAVVGGGITGLALAHRLRSRGKDAVVLEAAPRLGGVIQTRHREGFSTEAGPNSFLDREPATRELAASLGVEERIRMADPAAKSRYVYSRGALRPVPASPPAFLKSDLLPLSARLRVLAELFTGRGPADRDESLGDFGRRHVGTQAASVLIDAMQTGTYAGDMEALSAEAAFPVLKQLEREHRSLILGQVRTQRAKRQAASEGPKLKGAMCTFEGGLGTLVDALAQALGPAARTGAAVEGLTRTAEGWRVSVREGSARAELEASQVVLTAPAPVSAELLQPLDAPLATLVKGIVYAPIAVVHLGFAPGRTPAPDGFGFLVPALEQRRLLGAIHASTVFPFRAEGGRVLYTCMVGGARRPDLVGLDEEALAQVAREELRALAGVTASPDFTEVIRWPRGIPQYTVGHLERMAAIDTALARLPGLHLAGNAYKGVGLNDCIRNAAVLGDALASQ from the coding sequence ATGGCCGTCATTGCAGTCGTCGGAGGAGGCATCACCGGGCTCGCGCTGGCGCATCGCCTCCGCTCACGTGGAAAGGATGCGGTCGTGCTGGAAGCCGCTCCCCGGCTGGGGGGCGTCATCCAGACCAGACACCGTGAGGGGTTCTCCACGGAGGCAGGACCCAACAGCTTCCTTGACAGGGAACCGGCCACCCGCGAGCTGGCCGCGAGCCTGGGGGTGGAGGAGCGGATCCGCATGGCGGATCCGGCGGCGAAGTCGCGCTACGTGTACTCACGCGGCGCCTTGCGGCCCGTGCCCGCCTCGCCCCCGGCGTTCCTGAAGTCGGATCTCCTGCCGCTGAGCGCGCGGCTGCGCGTGCTCGCGGAGCTCTTCACGGGCCGGGGGCCTGCGGACCGGGATGAATCCCTCGGAGACTTTGGGCGACGGCACGTGGGGACGCAGGCGGCCTCGGTGCTGATCGACGCGATGCAGACGGGCACCTACGCGGGGGACATGGAGGCGCTGAGCGCGGAGGCGGCCTTCCCAGTGTTGAAGCAACTGGAGCGCGAGCACCGCAGCCTCATCCTCGGGCAGGTGCGAACCCAGCGCGCGAAGCGCCAGGCCGCCTCCGAGGGCCCGAAGCTGAAGGGGGCCATGTGCACGTTCGAGGGCGGGTTGGGCACGCTGGTGGATGCCCTGGCCCAGGCGCTCGGGCCCGCGGCCCGCACCGGCGCGGCGGTGGAAGGGCTCACGCGCACCGCGGAGGGCTGGCGTGTCTCGGTGCGCGAGGGGAGCGCCCGGGCGGAGCTGGAGGCCTCCCAGGTGGTGTTGACCGCCCCGGCCCCGGTCTCGGCGGAGCTGCTCCAGCCCTTGGATGCGCCGCTCGCCACTCTGGTGAAGGGCATCGTCTACGCGCCCATCGCCGTGGTGCACCTGGGCTTCGCGCCCGGACGGACGCCCGCGCCGGATGGCTTCGGCTTCCTCGTACCGGCGCTGGAGCAGCGCCGGCTGCTGGGCGCCATCCACGCCTCCACGGTGTTCCCGTTCCGCGCGGAGGGAGGGCGCGTCCTCTACACGTGCATGGTGGGCGGCGCGCGCCGGCCGGACCTGGTGGGGCTGGACGAGGAGGCCCTCGCGCAGGTGGCCCGGGAGGAGCTGCGCGCGCTGGCCGGGGTGACGGCGAGCCCGGACTTCACGGAGGTCATCCGCTGGCCGCGAGGCATCCCGCAGTACACCGTGGGACACCTCGAACGGATGGCGGCCATCGACACGGCGCTGGCGCGGCTGCCGGGCCTGCACCTGGCCGGCAACGCCTACAAGGGCGTGGGGCTCAATGACTGCATC
- a CDS encoding SDR family oxidoreductase, protein MRYAISGASRGIGLEFVRQLLERGDTVEAGVRAPAEARLLAPLVYSVGPRLRIHELDITNQASVKAFAAAVSDGPLDVLINNAGVSGKWCSFMEMDYEDMAKVMETNSVGPMRLSAALMPAVLKGPTRKIIHLTTRMASLTENTRGGVYGFEGGAYAYRMSKAALNVCMRTMAVDFRDQGLITAALNPGWVRTEMGGKLAPMRPEDAVRGMLRVIDDITKEQSGMFLDFQGREVPW, encoded by the coding sequence ATGCGCTACGCCATCTCCGGTGCCAGCCGTGGCATCGGTCTCGAATTCGTCCGGCAACTTCTCGAACGTGGCGACACCGTGGAGGCCGGCGTGCGTGCGCCGGCGGAGGCCAGGTTGCTCGCCCCGCTGGTATACAGCGTGGGGCCCCGGTTGCGGATCCACGAGCTCGATATCACCAACCAGGCCAGCGTGAAGGCGTTCGCCGCGGCCGTGAGTGATGGGCCGCTGGATGTGCTCATCAACAACGCGGGCGTCAGCGGCAAGTGGTGCTCGTTCATGGAGATGGACTACGAGGACATGGCCAAGGTCATGGAGACCAACTCCGTGGGCCCCATGCGCCTGTCCGCCGCGCTGATGCCCGCGGTGCTCAAGGGCCCCACGCGGAAAATCATCCACCTGACGACGCGCATGGCTTCGCTCACCGAGAACACCCGCGGGGGCGTCTACGGCTTCGAGGGCGGCGCGTACGCCTACCGCATGTCCAAGGCCGCGCTGAACGTCTGCATGCGCACCATGGCGGTGGACTTCCGGGACCAGGGGCTCATCACCGCCGCCCTCAACCCGGGCTGGGTGCGCACGGAGATGGGCGGCAAGCTGGCCCCCATGCGCCCCGAGGATGCCGTGCGGGGCATGCTGCGCGTCATCGATGACATCACCAAGGAACAGAGCGGCATGTTCCTCGACTTCCAGGGCCGTGAGGTGCCCTGGTAG
- the pdxH gene encoding pyridoxamine 5'-phosphate oxidase — protein sequence MELPQDPIERFAALFEQAKKAIPVDPNAMIVASVGADGRPSARVVLLKEFDARGFVFFTNLTSRKGQELLGQPFAALVFYWAPLERQIRIEGRVERVSEAESDAYFQSRARGSQVGAWASLQSQPLPSRELLEERVETVTHQYEGGQVPRPAHWAGLRVVPDRIEFWHARPSRLHERLVYERDNGPWRTTLLYP from the coding sequence ATGGAACTGCCCCAGGACCCCATCGAACGCTTCGCCGCCCTGTTCGAGCAGGCGAAGAAGGCCATTCCCGTGGATCCGAACGCGATGATCGTCGCCTCGGTGGGCGCGGACGGCCGCCCCTCCGCGCGCGTGGTGCTCCTCAAGGAGTTCGATGCCCGGGGCTTCGTCTTCTTCACCAACCTGACGAGCCGCAAGGGCCAGGAGCTGCTCGGGCAGCCCTTCGCGGCGCTCGTCTTCTACTGGGCCCCGCTGGAGCGGCAGATCCGCATCGAGGGGCGCGTGGAGCGCGTCTCCGAGGCCGAATCCGACGCCTACTTCCAGAGCCGCGCCCGGGGCAGCCAGGTGGGCGCCTGGGCCAGCCTCCAGAGCCAGCCCCTGCCGTCCCGGGAGCTGCTGGAGGAGCGCGTGGAGACGGTGACGCACCAGTACGAGGGGGGCCAGGTGCCCCGGCCGGCCCACTGGGCGGGCCTGCGCGTGGTGCCTGACCGCATCGAGTTCTGGCACGCCCGCCCGAGCCGCCTGCACGAGCGGCTCGTCTACGAGCGCGACAACGGCCCCTGGCGCACCACCCTGCTCTACCCCTGA